A region from the Rhodothermales bacterium genome encodes:
- a CDS encoding Na+:solute symporter — MVLHAIDWFSVILFFVISLAIGIGVSRKAGKNSSEFFLSGRNMPWWLLGVSMVATTFSADTPNLVTDIVRQRGVAGNWVWWAFLLTGMLTVFVYAKLWRRSEVLTDLEFYEIRYSGKAAAFLRGFRALYLGVFFNVLIMATVSLAMIKIAGVMLDLTPVKTLLIASVVTVAYSALGGLRGVLITDFFQFFIAMIGAIGAAIIAVNLPEVGGLNALLTHENVLPKLNLLPDFSDTQAVISLLILPLAVQWWSVWYPGAEPGGGGYIAQRMLSAKTERHAIGATLFFNAAHYALRPWPWIVVALCSIVVFPDLASLQAAFPNVDASVIGHDLAYPAMLTYLPHGLLGLVVASLIAAFMSTISTHLNWGSSYVVNDFYTRFVNPGADDKAQVRVGRLSTVGLMVLAALLALALSNALQAFNILLQIGAGTGLIFILRWFWWRINPWSEITAMVVSFLVAVYFQFVHVSLGLAEVSGHLQLLVGVAITTVAWVAVTLVTKPSDAETLYSFYNLVRPGGPGWERIVQKAGRDGVELKGLGAAWEVPIEILCMLFGAFTIYGALFSVGFVIYGNLGPGLVLATVAILSGALVFRLWRKLRVT, encoded by the coding sequence ATGGTCTTGCACGCCATAGACTGGTTTTCGGTCATTCTTTTCTTCGTCATCTCGCTGGCGATCGGCATCGGCGTCTCCAGAAAGGCGGGCAAGAACTCGTCCGAATTCTTCCTGTCCGGTCGCAACATGCCATGGTGGTTGCTCGGCGTATCGATGGTGGCCACGACGTTTTCGGCCGACACGCCCAACCTCGTAACCGACATTGTCCGCCAGCGCGGAGTAGCCGGGAACTGGGTCTGGTGGGCTTTCTTGCTTACGGGCATGCTGACCGTGTTCGTGTATGCAAAACTCTGGCGTCGGTCGGAAGTGCTGACGGACCTGGAGTTCTATGAGATCCGGTACAGCGGTAAAGCAGCAGCCTTCCTGCGAGGATTTAGAGCGCTATATCTGGGCGTTTTCTTCAACGTCCTGATCATGGCGACCGTATCGCTTGCGATGATCAAGATCGCCGGCGTCATGCTGGACCTGACGCCGGTAAAGACCCTGCTTATCGCTTCCGTAGTAACTGTTGCCTACAGTGCACTTGGCGGTTTGCGGGGAGTTCTGATCACCGACTTCTTTCAGTTCTTCATCGCGATGATTGGAGCGATCGGGGCGGCGATCATCGCTGTCAATCTGCCCGAGGTTGGAGGGCTCAATGCACTGCTAACCCACGAGAATGTCCTTCCCAAACTGAATCTGTTGCCGGACTTTTCGGACACCCAGGCGGTTATCAGCCTGCTCATTCTTCCGCTGGCGGTTCAGTGGTGGAGTGTGTGGTACCCGGGGGCGGAACCGGGCGGCGGCGGGTATATCGCGCAGCGGATGCTGTCGGCCAAGACAGAAAGACATGCGATCGGCGCGACGCTCTTCTTCAATGCAGCCCACTATGCGCTGAGGCCATGGCCGTGGATCGTCGTCGCGCTATGTTCCATCGTTGTCTTTCCAGACCTCGCCTCACTGCAGGCAGCGTTCCCGAATGTTGACGCGTCGGTTATCGGACACGACCTCGCCTATCCGGCCATGTTGACGTACCTGCCCCACGGACTGTTGGGGCTGGTCGTCGCGTCGCTGATTGCTGCTTTCATGTCGACGATCTCCACGCATCTCAACTGGGGATCGTCGTACGTGGTCAACGACTTCTACACGCGCTTTGTAAATCCCGGGGCTGACGATAAGGCCCAGGTGCGGGTCGGGCGCCTCTCGACCGTCGGTCTGATGGTTCTCGCCGCCCTCCTCGCACTCGCGTTGAGCAATGCCCTTCAGGCGTTCAACATCTTGCTGCAGATTGGAGCAGGAACGGGGCTCATCTTCATTCTCCGCTGGTTCTGGTGGAGGATCAATCCATGGAGCGAAATCACAGCTATGGTGGTTTCCTTCCTTGTTGCCGTGTATTTCCAGTTCGTGCACGTGTCCCTTGGACTAGCCGAGGTCTCCGGCCATCTGCAATTACTGGTCGGCGTCGCCATCACAACCGTTGCCTGGGTGGCAGTAACGCTGGTAACGAAGCCGTCCGACGCGGAAACACTCTACTCGTTCTATAATCTCGTTCGACCCGGGGGGCCCGGCTGGGAGCGAATCGTTCAGAAGGCCGGCAGAGACGGAGTAGAACTGAAGGGTCTCGGAGCCGCGTGGGAGGTACCGATTGAGATACTGTGCATGCTCTTCGGGGCGTTCACCATCTACGGTGCACTGTTCTCCGTCGGTTTCGTGATCTACGGAAATCTTGGGCCAGGCCTGGTCCTGGCGACGGTGGCGATCCTGTCCGGAGCTCTCGTGTTCAGGTTGTGGAGGAAACTGAGAGTCACGTAG
- a CDS encoding carbohydrate-binding family 9-like protein gives MMRENHSTAPQQGTALLVTCMACLSLTLVTVQAQDWGTMGPITPRGYVCYRAIEPIRIDGRLTDIAWQDAAWTQFFVDIRGEDWPSPRHRTRARLLWDDDYLYVSALLEEPHVWGRLVERNAVIFYDNDFEIFIDPDGDNHLYYEFEVNALNTIWELTLDRPYKDGGPATHGTNIPGLRSAVHVEGSLNAPWDTDQFWSVEVAIPWSGLERYSSRPVPPADGEQWRINFSRVQWQHEVVDGLYQKLADTSEDNWVWSPQGIVDMHRPERWGFVQFSTAEPDSASFVPDPSLATRDLLMRVYHEQKRFRETNGRWATALEELDLDELGRTGRQPGVVRFEVTGDTFIVEATYTTADGQRLKYSTNAESKIWRSP, from the coding sequence ATGATGCGTGAGAATCACAGTACCGCACCACAGCAGGGTACAGCACTGCTGGTCACCTGCATGGCGTGCTTGAGCCTGACTTTGGTCACCGTCCAGGCGCAGGACTGGGGTACAATGGGGCCGATTACACCCAGGGGCTACGTGTGCTATCGCGCCATCGAACCCATTCGAATCGATGGAAGGCTCACCGATATCGCCTGGCAGGACGCGGCATGGACACAGTTTTTCGTAGATATTCGAGGCGAAGACTGGCCTTCACCGCGCCACAGAACGCGTGCGCGGCTCCTGTGGGACGATGACTACCTGTATGTATCTGCTCTGCTCGAAGAGCCGCATGTCTGGGGTCGTCTCGTGGAAAGGAACGCGGTGATTTTCTATGACAATGACTTCGAGATATTCATCGATCCCGACGGTGACAATCACCTGTACTACGAGTTCGAGGTGAACGCACTGAACACGATCTGGGAGCTCACGCTCGACCGCCCCTATAAGGATGGCGGGCCTGCTACGCACGGCACAAATATTCCGGGCCTGCGCTCGGCCGTTCACGTGGAAGGAAGCTTGAATGCTCCGTGGGACACCGACCAGTTCTGGTCGGTCGAGGTGGCCATCCCGTGGTCCGGACTCGAACGTTACAGCTCGCGTCCCGTGCCACCCGCCGATGGCGAGCAGTGGCGGATAAATTTCTCCCGTGTACAGTGGCAGCACGAAGTCGTCGACGGCCTATATCAGAAGTTGGCAGACACGAGCGAGGACAACTGGGTGTGGTCTCCGCAGGGAATTGTCGACATGCACCGGCCGGAGCGCTGGGGATTTGTTCAGTTCTCAACGGCGGAGCCGGACAGCGCCAGCTTTGTCCCCGATCCGTCGCTCGCGACTCGCGATCTACTGATGAGGGTGTACCATGAACAGAAGCGGTTCCGTGAGACGAATGGCCGATGGGCAACCGCTCTTGAGGAACTGGACCTGGATGAACTCGGGCGAACCGGCAGACAACCTGGAGTCGTTCGTTTCGAAGTGACCGGTGACACATTCATCGTCGAGGCCACCTACACGACCGCGGATGGTCAACGCCTGAAATATTCGACCAACGCGGAGTCAAAGATCTGGCGGTCACCCTGA